In Ruegeria sp. YS9, the genomic window TTTCTGCGAGTGCTTTCAGATCAGCCATTTTATCAGCTCTTTCCGTTTACAGTGTGTGTTCCAACGTCAGGGCATGCGCCCCACGCAGATCATTCAGTGCCAACCGCTTACGCAGCTTCCGCCTTCTCTTCGATGGTGGAAAGGATGCTTGCGATATTGCTTGCAGGTGCGCCAATCGCGCCGGCGATGTTCGAAGCAGGTGCGCCAATGCAGCCCACGATCGAAGCAATAAGCTCCTCGCGAGACGGCATTTTCGAAACAGCTTCGACGCCTTTGCGGTCCAGAGCGTTCTCGCCCATTGCACCGCCAAGGATTTCGAACTTCTTGTTCTCCTTGGCGAAGTCCTCGGCCACTTTGGCTGCTGCCACAGGGTCCTCGGAATAGGTCAGAACGGTCATCCCTGTCAGCAGGTCGGCCATGTTTTCACACGGCTTACCCTCGAGGGCGATTTTGGCGAGCCTGTTCTTGGCAACACGCACGGAACCGCCCGCTTCGCGTGCACGCGCGCGCAGGTCCTGCATCTCGGCAACTGTCAGACCGGCGTAGTGGGCAACCACTACGACGCCAGAGCTTTCGAAGATTTGGCCGAGTTCCTCGACCACTTTCTCTTTCTGGGCTCTATCCACAGTTCTCTCCAAGTTAGGGGCGAAATCTCACCCCGGCTCATATTTGCCGCAGCTTTCGCTCCGGCGTTCAGGTCCTTGTTACGGGATTAGCCAAAATGCGCCCGAGGGTGGGACCCCCAGAATTCTTTGGTCTTACCCGTCTCAGGCAGGGAATTAAGGGGCCGAATGGACCCACCC contains:
- the rplJ gene encoding 50S ribosomal protein L10 encodes the protein MDRAQKEKVVEELGQIFESSGVVVVAHYAGLTVAEMQDLRARAREAGGSVRVAKNRLAKIALEGKPCENMADLLTGMTVLTYSEDPVAAAKVAEDFAKENKKFEILGGAMGENALDRKGVEAVSKMPSREELIASIVGCIGAPASNIAGAIGAPASNIASILSTIEEKAEAA